One window from the genome of Populus alba chromosome 15, ASM523922v2, whole genome shotgun sequence encodes:
- the LOC118050940 gene encoding potassium transporter 25 encodes MDPPLSPTTYSDGLKKETWRNSLILSFQTLGVVYGRLSTAPLYVFGTIQTTDFKSNETAYEYFSFIFWTLTVVSLLKYAFIVLRADDNGEGGVFALYSLLCRHAKVGLLPNDRSTKEVMQHEEVSTLRGKVESRARKAIRNHRSGHYLMLFTALFGACMIIGDGVITPSISALSASSGLQRSLSNIKYTSSTDAEQTISDDLKKYVPVPSACVITIGLFVLQYYGTHKIGFMFAPIVTIWLLFISGLGIYNVFHWDPKIFSAVSPAYMYRFVRKINKASWKSLNSILLCIAGSETMFTDLGHFSKRSIKITFACLIYPVLVLCYAGQAAFISKHWNDTENFNHLSESVPKHLRHVFILLSLLASAVGSQATITASFSIINQCLALRCFPRVKVIHTSDKRLGQVYIPDVNWLLMALSLSVTIGFHDITRIANAAGMAIVFGMIVTTCMMSLVIALYWEKSLLVSGCFLMFFGFVEAVYVSACMLSFHKGAWYLFVISAVSFTIMLAWHYGTMKKYEFDFQNKVSTEWLTDYSPGLGVSRVPGIGLIYTDMVTGIPAFFSHFITNLPAFHQVLIFVSFKPQPVPCVPPRERYLVGRVGTKDYRIYRCIVRYGYCDQIRDTDDFEEQIISSIGEFISLEESDCESLTSPEGRMMIVGKPLLDRNALIPIHDTTSVAGSTSIANNETLGSPLEDSTERKTPVRRKKVRFLMPEGSPRMRESVREELQELINARESGTAYFLGQSHLTVRDDSNFMKKFLIKAYVFLDKNCLEPPVALNIPHAALVEVGMVYII; translated from the exons atGGATCCTCCACTTAGTCCCACTACTTACTCTGATGGACTTAAG AAGGAAACCTGGAGGAATTCACTCATCCTGTCATTTCAAACTCTAGGAGTTGTGTATGGTCGCTTGAGTACGGCTCCATTATATGTTTTTGGGACAATTCAAACGACAGATTTCAAATCAAATGAGACTGCATATGAAtacttctcttttattttctggaCTCTGACTGTTGTTTCTTTACTTAAGTACGCCTTCATTGTACTCAGGGCTGATGATAATGGAGAGG GAGGTGTTTTTGCCCTGTACTCGTTATTGTGCAGGCATGCTAAAGTGGGCCTGCTTCCAAATGATAGAAGCACCAAAGAGGTTATGCAACATGAAGAAGTAAGCACTTTGAGGGGAAAAGTTGAATCAAGAGCAAGAAAAGCCATTAGAAACCACAGAAGTGGTCATTATTTGATGCTATTCACAGCATTATTTGGTGCTTGCATGATAATTGGGGATGGGGTGATCACCCCATCTATTTCAG CGTTATCAGCTTCATCAGGTCTTCAACGTTCATTATCAAACATTAAAT ATACCTCCTCGACAGATGCAGAGCAAACCATATcagatgatttgaaaaaat ATGTACCGGTTCCTTCTGCATGTGTTATAACAATAGGCCTTTTTGTACTGCAGTACTATGGGACTCATAAAATTGGGTTCATGTTTGCCCCAATTGTCACTATATGGCTCCTGTTTATCAGTGGATTGGGTATATATAATGTATTCCACTGGGACCCTAAAATCTTCTCTGCAGTCTCCCCAGCGTACATGTATAGAtttgtaagaaaaatcaataaagccAGTTGGAAGTCACTGAATAGCATTCTTCTTTGCATAGCAG GATCAGAAACAATGTTTACAGATCTAGGTCATTTCTCCAAGAGATCAATCAAG ATAACTTTTGCCTGCTTGATTTATCCAGTTCTAGTTTTATGCTATGCTGGTCAAGCTGCATTCATCTCTAAACACTGGAATGACACTGAAAATTTTAATCATCTAAGTGAATCTGTACCTA AACATCTTCGTCATGTCTTCATACTGCTATCTCTGCTTGCTTCAGCGGTAGGAAGCCAAGCAACAATAACAGCCAGCTTCTCCATAATAAACCAGTGCCTGGCACTTCGTTGTTTCCCTAGAGTAAAAGTTATACATACATCGGATAAGCGACTTGGGCAGGTTTATATTCCAGATGTCAACTGGTTATTGATGGCCCTTAGTCTCTCTGTCACCATTGGTTTCCATGACATAACGAGGATTGCAAATGCAGCAG GTATGGCAATAGTTTTTGGGATGATAGTAACAACTTGTATGATGTCACTTGTGATCGCTCTGTACTGGGAGAAGAGTTTGTTAGTATCTGGGTGCTTCCTGATGTTCTTTGGTTTCGTCGAGGCTGTATATGTATCGGCATGTATGTTGAGTTTTCACAAAGGAGCTTGGTATCTATTTGTTATTTCAGCAGTTTCTTTCACGATAATGCTTGCTTGGCATTATGGAACTATGAAGAAATATGAGTTTGATTTTCAAAACAAGGTTTCGACAGAATGGCTTACGGATTATAGCCCAGGCCTCGGAGTTTCCAGAGTACCCGGAATTGGTTTAATCTACACTGATATGGTGACGGGAATCCCAGCTTTTTTCTCACATTTCATCACAAATCTTCCAGCATTTCATCAAGTGCTGATCTTTGTGTCCTTCAAGCCCCAACCAGTCCCTTGTGTGCCTCCCCGCGAGCGGTATCTTGTAGGCAGAGTTGGTACCAAAGATTACAGAATTTACAGATGCATTGTGAGGTATGGGTACTGTGATCAGATAAGAGACACAGATGATTTTGAGGAACAGATTATTAGCTCAATCGGAGAATTCATTTCCTTGGAAGAAAGTGATTGTGAATCTCTGACTTCTCCTGAAGGAAGAATGATGATTGTTGGGAAGCCATTGTTGGACAGAAATGCACTGATTCCCATACATGATACCACCTCAGTTGCCGGCTCCACAAGTATAGCTAACAATGAAACTCTGGGAAGTCCATTAGAAGATTCGACCGAAAGAAAAACTCCGGTCAGAAGAAAAAAGGTTCGATTTCTAATGCCAGAAGGTAGTCCTAGAATGCGGGAATCTGTCAGGGAAGAACTACAAGAATTGATTAATGCCAGGGAAAGTGGCACCGCATATTTCCTAGGTCAGTCGCATTTAACAGTGCGTGATGATTCAAACTTTATGAAAAAATTCCTGATCAAGGCCTATgtttttcttgataaaaattGCCTAGAACCTCCAGTGGCATTGAACATCCCCCATGCTGCTCTCGTAGAGGTTGGCATGGTGTATATTATATAA
- the LOC118050939 gene encoding NF-X1-type zinc finger protein NFXL1, protein MSFQPRNDRRDNNNNNNRSSRFPTQKWVPRGANSKPEVDANTKPPSSSNARYNGNGGGDAAHGWSGTAHHRYNKGGMTVNAPRGHVGRPRKGIERSEKTRELNDPNLPQLAQDIQEKLVKSTVECMICYDMVRRSVSIWSCSSCFSIFHLNCIKKWARAPTSVDLIAEKNQGFNWRCPGCQSVQLTTLKDIRYVCFCGKRRDPPSDLYLTPHSCGEPCGKPLEKEAPGADGSKEDLCPHNCVLQCHPGPCPPCKAFAPPRLCPCGKKIIATRCADRMSVVTCGHPCDKLLECWRHRCERICHVGPCDSCQVLVNASCFCKKRTEVVLCGEMSVKGEVKAEDGVFSCNSTCGKMLSCGNHMCDETCHPGLCGDCELMPDKVRSCYCGKTSLQEERKSCLDPIPTCTQICGKSLPCGMHQCKGVCHSGDCAPCLVSVTQKCRCGSTSQTVECYKTTSENEKFLCEKPCGRKKNCGRHRCSERCCPLSNSNNQFSGDWDPHFCQMACGKKLRCGQHSCDDLCHSGHCPPCLETIFTDLTCACRKTSIPPPLPCGTPPPSCQLPCSVPQSCGHPASHSCHFGDCPSCLVPVAKECVGGHVILGNIPCGSRDIRCNKLCGKTRQCGLHACGRTCHSLPCDTSSGNETGTRASCGQTCGAPKRDCRHTCTALCHPHAPCPDVRCEFLVTISCSCGRMTASVPCDAGGSNGGYNDTVLEASILHKSPASLQPVESTGKKIPLGQRKLMCDDECAKLERKRVLADAFDITPPNLEALHFGENSAVTELIGDLYRRDPKWVLAVEERCKYLVLGKSRGTTSGLKIHVFCPMLKDKRDAVSLITERWKLAIYSAGWEPKRFFVVHATSKSKPPPRVIGIKGTTTLSTHPPVFDVLVDMDPRLVVSFLDLPREADISSLVLRFGGECELVWLNDKNALAVFNDPARAATAMRRLDHGSLYHGASVVPQNTGASVASPANNAWAVAGTAMEGTVAALKGTSWKKAVVQETGCRKDSWGGEEWSDGGSADVQASAWKGKEAPIVASINRWSVLDSEKVDSSSAASVKMEDPAKQVAGSLSSSGLESNASTSSTSRQPAMQSGGVSRKEDLSVVVDDWEKAYD, encoded by the coding sequence ATGAGCTTTCAACCCCGAAATGATCGAagagacaacaacaacaacaacaacaggtCGTCTAGATTCCCCACTCAGAAGTGGGTTCCGAGAGGAGCTAATTCTAAGCCTGAGGTTGATGCAAACACCAAACCGCCTTCGAGTTCCAACGCTAGATACAATGGAAATGGTGGGGGTGATGCTGCTCATGGGTGGTCTGGAACAGCACATCATAGGTATAATAAAGGTGGTATGACTGTGAATGCACCTAGAGGTCATGTGGGTCGGCCTAGGAAGGGGATAGAGAGGAGTGAGAAGACTCGGGAATTGAATGACCCGAATTTGCCGCAGCTTGCACAAGATATTCAGGAGAAGCTTGTGAAGAGTACGGTTGAGTGTATGATTTGTTATGATATGGTTCGGAGGTCTGTGTCAATTTGGTCTTGTTCGAGTTGTTTCTCgatttttcatttgaattgTATCAAGAAATGGGCTCGTGCCCCGACTTCTGTTGATTTGATTGCGGAGAAGAATCAAGGTTTTAATTGGCGGTGTCCGGGGTGTCAATCTGTGCAGCTTACGACGTTGAAGGATATTCGGTATGTTTGCTTTTGTGGGAAGAGGAGGGATCCACCTTCGGATTTGTATTTGACTCCTCATTCGTGTGGAGAACCATGTGGAAAGCCACTTGAGAAGGAGGCTCCTGGTGCTGATGGGAGTAAGGAGGATCTTTGCCCTCATAATTGTGTCTTGCAGTGTCACCCTGGACCATGTCCTCCTTGCAAGGCCTTTGCTCCACCACGTCTGTGTCCTTGTGGGAAGAAAATAATCGCAACAAGATGTGCTGATCGGATGTCTGTTGTTACCTGTGGACACCCATGTGATAAGCTTCTTGAATGTTGGCGTCATCGATGTGAGCGGATTTGCCATGTTGGTCCCTGCGATTCTTGTCAGGTGTTGGTCAATGCTTCATGTTTCTGCAAGAAAAGGACGGAGGTTGTTCTGTGTGGTGAAATGTCAGTGAAGGGAGAAGTGAAAGCTGAGGATGgtgttttttcttgcaattctaCATGTGGAAAGATGCTGAGTTGTGGAAACCATATGTGTGATGAAACTTGTCATCCAGGTCTTTGTGGCGATTGTGAGTTAATGCCTGACAAGGTCAGGTCTTGCTATTGTGGAAAAACAAGTTTGCAGGAGGAAAGAAAGAGTTGTTTGGATCCAATTCCAACATGTACACAAATATGTGGGAAATCACTTCCTTGCGGGATGCACCAATGTAAAGGGGTGTGCCATTCTGGGGATTGCGCACCTTGTTTGGTTTCTGTAACCCAAAAATGCCGTTGTGGATCAACCTCTCAAACTGTGGAGTGTTACAAAACTACTTCAGAGAATGAAAAATTCTTGTGTGAGAAGCCTTGTGGTCGAAAGAAGAACTGTGGAAGGCACAGGTGTAGCGAGCGATGCTGCCCTCTTTCCAACTCTAACAATCAGTTCTCTGGTGATTGGGATCCGCACTTTTGTCAAATGGCCTGTGGGAAGAAGTTAAGGTGTGGACAGCATTCTTGTGATGATCTTTGTCACAGTGGCCATTGTCCTCCTTGTCTTGAAACAATTTTCACTGATTTGACATGTGCGTGTAGGAAAACTTCCATCCCTCCTCCATTGCCTTGTGGTACACCTCCCCCTTCATGTCAGCTCCCATGCTCAGTCCCTCAGTCTTGTGGCCATCCAGCTTCTCATAGCTGTCACTTCGGAGACTGCCCATCTTGTTTGGTGCCTGTAGCTAAGGAGTGTGTTGGTGGGCACGTGATTCTCGGGAACATACCCTGTGGGTCAAGGGATATCAGATGCAACAAACTATGTGGTAAGACAAGGCAATGTGGTCTGCATGCATGTGGAAGAACTTGTCATTCACTGCCTTGTGATACCTCATCTGGAAATGAAACTGGCACGAGAGCTTCTTGCGGGCAGACATGTGGTGCCCCTAAGAGAGATTGCAGGCATACTTGCACTGCACTTTGTCATCCTCATGCTCCTTGTCCTGATGTCAGATGTGAGTTCCTTGTCACAATTAGTTGCTCTTGTGGCAGGATGACAGCATCTGTTCCTTGTGATGCTGGGGGGAGCAATGGTGGTTATAATGACACTGTTTTAGAAGCTTCCATTCTCCACAAGTCGCCAGCATCTCTTCAACCAGTGGAATCAACTGGAAAGAAGATTCCTCTTGGCCAGAGAAAGCTTATGTGTGATGATGAATGTGCCAAGTTGGAGAGGAAAAGGGTTCTTGCTGATGCTTTTGATATCACCCCTCCTAATCTGGAAGCTCTTCATTTTGGTGAGAATTCTGCAGTGACAGAGTTGATTGGTGATCTGTACAGGCGTGATCCAAAGTGGGTGCTTGCTGTGGAGGAAAGGTGCAAATATTTGGTTCTTGGCAAGAGCAGAGGAACCACTAGTGGTCTTAAGATTCATGTTTTTTGCCCTATGCTGAAGGATAAAAGGGATGCAGTTAGTCTGATTACTGAGAGGTGGAAGCTTGCAATTTATTCTGCTGGTTGGGAACCAAAGCGATTTTTTGTAGTTCATGCTACATCCAAATCCAAACCTCCACCTCGTGTGATTGGGATTAAGGGTACGACAACTTTAAGTACCCATCCACCAGTTTTTGATGTTCTTGTAGACATGGATCCCAGGCTTGTTGTATCTTTTCTAGATTTGCCTAGAGAGGCAGATATAAGTTCACTGGTCCTTAGGTTTGGTGGGGAATGTGAACTAGTTTGGTTGAATGATAAGAATGCACTGGCTGTATTCAATGATCCTGCTCGAGCAGCTACTGCTATGAGAAGGCTGGATCATGGATCATTATATCATGGAGCATCTGTGGTTCCTCAGAATACTGGTGCATCTGTGGCATCACCAGCTAATAATGCCTGGGCAGTGGCAGGGACTGCAATGGAAGGAACAGTTGCGGCTTTGAAGGGAACTTCGTGGAAGAAAGCTGTAGTGCAGGAGACTGGTTGTAGGAAAGATTCATGGGGTGGTGAAGAGTGGTCTGATGGTGGTTCTGCAGATGTTCAGGCTTCTGCATGGAAAGGGAAAGAAGCTCCAATTGTGGCTTCGATTAACCGATGGAGTGTCCTAGACTCTGAGAAGGTTGACAGTTCATCTGCTGCCTCTGTCAAGATGGAGGATCCCGCAAAACAAGTTGCAGGAAGCCTTTCCAGTTCAGGTTTGGAATCAAATGCAAGCACTTCCAGTACATCAAGGCAGCCTGCAATGCAATCTGGAGGAGTTTcaagaaaagaagatttatcTGTGGTGGTGGATGATTGGGAGAAGGCTTATGATTGA